The Nitrospira sp. nucleotide sequence CGCGATCGTTTTCACTGGTTTCTTTTCCCCATCCAAGGCATAGGCATAGAAACCGAGATCTTCGCACCAGAACCGCTCTTCAAACCGTTGCTGAAGATCCATAGCCTCTTGTCGGAGTGTCGCCGCCCACGCGGGGTCGCCCAAATACTCCGCCGCCTCGGCGGCCCGTCGCTTCGCGTCGAAGGCATACCCTTGCAACTCGCAGAGGGCCTTCGGCCCTCGCACCAACGAGCCGTCCGCGTAGACGACCGCATCGCCGGCGTCCTTCCATCCCATGTTTTCGTAACCCTTGGCTGAGCGAGTTTGGTACTCCTGAAATCCGTCGCCGTCGCGATCTCCATATTGGTCGATCCAACGCAGGCATCGCTTGACGATCGGAACATAACGAGAAAGGAGCGCATCGTCGCCCAGCCACTTCCAGGCTTCATGCCACGCGATGATATAGAGGATGGTCGCATCGGCGGTCCCGTAGTAGGGCGTATGCGGAATGCGCTTGAAATGCGCCAACTCACCGACCCGTAGCTCGTGAGGCATTTTCCCGGGTTCCGCATCGCGATCTGCATCCATATCGGAGGCCTGAAGCTCAGCCAATCGCCTGAGCGTGCCTCGGGCGAAACCCGGATAGACCGTCATGTTCTGCAGGCTGACGATCAAACTGTCACGGCCGAAGACGCTGACGAACCAAGGGACCCCGGCGGCGGCCAGCAGATCTTCCGAATGTTCCTCGTCGACGGCAAGACGTAACGCGGCCATATCCTCAACCGACTGCCGATACAGCCGATAGAATTCTTCATTCGACGTGGTGATCTGCGTCGTGACCTGCTTCCACTGCGCCAGGCGTTCGGCGGTCCCGGAGTCCTCATGCGCGTGTGCACACTCGCTGGGCGCCCGGCGGACAATCTCGCCTTCCTGAATGTCATATTTACAGCAGGCATGCCAGGTCTCACCCGGCGACAGATCGACTGAAAAGTTGATCCGACCGTTGCCGTAGAGCGCCTTCGAGTCGCAGTGCTCCAGGAGCACCGTCAGGGCCCGTCGAAAGTCGCCGTGCGTATAGCGGGTGATCACCTGTTGATCATCATCCACCCACTTGGTTTCAATATGACCCCGGCGCGTGAGCTCCTTGGCCCTGACTTCAAAGATGTCGGCGAAGTCCGCGCGGATCAGAAGTTCGAGATTGAAGCGAACACGCGTGGTGCTGTAGTTGCGAATATCGATGTCCTCGTGAAGCGCCTCTCCGATGGAGCGGCCCAGCACGAGTCCGAGCGTTCCGGCCGGAATCGTTCCATGCTCCGTTTCGACCTTTGGATTGACGAGGTAGGTGCGCGAGGCATAGTAGGCGATGGCGCCGGAATTGAGCAGAACCCATCGCTTCCCGTCTATGTACAATTGAGACCGGTTGAGGTATCGCGTGTCCCGCGAATAGAACCCCTGGTCGGAGGCCCCCGTGATGGAGCCGTCAAGCTCGGACACCAAGAACGAATGTCCGTGGTTGATTGTCATAACGGGAGGGCCGACCGTGACTTTCGGCGCCATATACTCTACCTCCGGGTTGAGGAGCGACCTTTACTCCGAATAGTCTCGCTTGATTCCGTGGACTCTCCTTTTTCGACCGACTCCCCCGCAAGCTCATAAACCAATACCTTCAGCCAAACCGGTACGCGCGCGGACTTGCATGACAGAGGCAAGTCCTCTTATTGCCCCGATCCGTATAAAACTATAACTTCAACGCCTTGATTGGCGACACCACCGCCGCCGGATTGTTCTTCCATATCGACTCATCAGCGTCAACATACAGTTCCACTTCATTCCCATCGGGATCTTTCAGGTAAAGGCTCTGACTCACGGTGTGATCGCTCATGCCATCTATTGCAATCCCCGCTTGATCCAACTCGTGCTTGGCCTGTCGCAACTCGTCGAGACTGTCCCCGACCTTGATTCCGATATGGTAGAGCCCACGGCGAGGGCCCGGAGGAGGCCCTGGCGCATCCCCGACTTGGATGAGCAATAACTCGTGGTGCGTACGACCGGATGTCAGTGCAGCGGCAGCCCCGTTAAAGATCCGGCCTACTTCCTTAAACCCTAATAAATCTCGGTAGAAGCCGAGCGAACGTTCCAGATTCTTCACATAGAAGACCACATGACCAAGATAATGAGCTTTCATCTTTTTACCTCAATTATCCAAGTGGAATAAGAGCATCGTTTGTCTGCCTTGCTTCATCGGACACAAGAAACAGCGCCATTTCGGCGGCTGAATTCATGTTCATCGTCAACATTCCCTGCCACAGCGACAGATCTGCTTCGACGACACGCCCCAGCGTAAGTCCTCTCACGAGATCGATCAGTGCATTGATCGGGCCGACCCTGTCCATTGTCTTTTCGAGCAGGCGTCGAACAGCTGACTCATCCGTGACACCGGCTGTCGCAACCTGACCCTCTGGATCTCGGACATTCCTCGCGCAGTGCTTGCCGCATTCCGCCATACCAACCATGCAGACCCGTATCCATTCAGATCGGACGAGTGACTCACTCTTCTTCTCCCGTGATGTGATTCCATTCACGGTGCTCCAGTGTCATGACGAGGCATCTCTTGGAGATTCGGCCGACAACTCACGAATGAGAACGCATCCGTCGTTCACCAAGTCCAAGGCGCAAGGCCTCGACGTCCAACTCATGTTCCAATCGGTGCAGAACCTCGTCGCTGATCGTGCCATCATCACGGAGTCGGATCAACGCCGACCGTTCGGCTGCCAAGGTCTCTTCTCTGAGCCGAAGAAGAGCCTCACCCGTTTCCTGCTTACAGTCAGGATCAACATCGGCATCCGAGGCAAAGCGCCGCCGGCGCCGATCATAGTGTGTGTGCAATTGCTCGACATGATCTGGGTTGGGCCATTCCTCTGCACGCAACTCGCCCAATCGATTCAACGCTTCCTTCGCTGCGTGTTCGCGGGCCTGCATCTCTTCCCGCTCTCCCTCCGACCCTCCACGTACTCCCAGAATCCGTATCAACGGAGCCAGGGTCAACCCCTGCAACACCAACGTGGCACAAATCACCGAAAAACTGAGCAGGATAATTTCTTCGCGAAATGGAAAGGGATGGCCGGCGTGGGTCGACACCGGCAGAGCCATGGCACCAGCTAACGTGACAATCCCACGCATGCCGGTCCATCCCACCAAAAATAGATGCCGCCAGGACGGTCGTGGATCCCGCGCACGAAGCGCGGGGCTGAAACAGCGGGAGATCACGGCGGCCATTGGTACCCAGCCCAACCGCACGAGAATAGCCGTCACGCTGATCAATACTCCCCCCACAAGGAGCGACCCAACATGGTCCGGAGGAATGGCAGCCTGCAGCGCTCCCAACTGCAAACCGATGAGGATGAAAATCACGCCGTTTAAAAGAAACACGACTAAATCCCATACGGCGCGCCCCTGGATCCTGGTCGTGGGTGCCACCACGCTGCTGAAATGCTGTCGCAGATACAGACCACCCGCCACACATGAGAGGACGGCCGAAGCATGCAACGATTCTCCTGTGACCCACGCCACATAAGGAGCCAGCAATGTTACCGCGATTTCGGTGAAACTCTCGCCAATCACATGGAGTGCCCATCGCGTCAGCCACCCAACCAAAATCCCGATGGCAACGCCCACCACGACGGCGTAGACAAACTGAACCACGGTCTCGCCCAATGCAAAGCTGCCGCTGACCACCGCGGCCACGGCGGCTCGATAGAGGACTAAGGCCGTCGCGTCATTGACAAGGCTTTCACCTTCCAAAATCGTCACGATCCGCCGCGGCATGCTGAGTCGTTTGCCGATGGCCGTCGCCGACACGGCATCGGGAGGAGAAACAATGGCACCAAGCACGATGGCTTCCGCCCATCCGAACCCCAGGAAGGCATGCGCCGTCGTCGCGACGGCGGCGGTCGTGACGAGGACGAGACCCACGGCCAACAACGAGATCGGACGCAGGTTGTCCCGAAAGTCGCGTAGCGAGGTAAAGTAGGCGGCTGCCCACAAGATCGGCGGCAGGAAAACCAAAAAGACCAAATCAGGATTCAACGTGACGGTCGGCAAACCCGGCACCATGCCCAACACAAGCCCGCCGATGACGAGCAGAATCGGATAGGGGATCAAGATTCTGTGTGCCACAGTCATGAGTGCCAACACGACTGCAAGCAGCAGAATGATAAGTTCAAGCTGGTGGAGGCTGTCCATGTCACGGTCTTATAGTTAATGGAGACAGGTCAAAGCTCCAATGTCCGCTTGGCCATATGGTCTTCGAGATAGAAAGTTTTCATGTCCGTACCTCATGAGAAACATTCCACCTGCTGATGACCCGTGTTTCTCGTTCATACCCAAGCACACTCATTGAAGCAGTCCCGAGAACAAACAGCCGCCCAGCTTCCGGCGGAAGACCAAGCCAACAGGCAGTCAAAATCCTCAGAAGATGCGCATGCCCGAACAGCGCCACATCACCGCCGACCGTCAATGCCCGCTCGATGACTCGTTGGGCGCGACGACCGACTTGCTCGATCGACTCGCCGTTTACAACCGACGCCGTCCAGATCGACCAGTCAGGATGTTCCAACCGGATGTCCGGTGTCGTCTTTCCTTCGTAGATACCGTAATCCCATTCGAGGAGATCATCGGTCAGGTTCGCCGCATCTCCGTAACCGGCCAGTCGGCACGTCTCACGAGCGCGGCGCAGCGGGCTGCAGAGCACCAGGGCAAACTGCCGCCCGGCCAACGATCGACCGACGGCAATAGCCTGTCCCTCACCCGTCGGAGTCAGCGGGACGTCGGTTCGACCCGTATGCCGCTTGGCGGTACTCCATTCCGTTTCGCCGTGCCGGATCAGCCATAGCTCTTGGCGATGCTCGCTCACGTCTTTTCGACAGCCGGCTTACTTGCTGCCCCATGTTCATCCCCGGATCTCACATCAAACGCCAGAATGTGATACGGCTTCCCTG carries:
- a CDS encoding amylo-alpha-1,6-glucosidase, whose product is MAPKVTVGPPVMTINHGHSFLVSELDGSITGASDQGFYSRDTRYLNRSQLYIDGKRWVLLNSGAIAYYASRTYLVNPKVETEHGTIPAGTLGLVLGRSIGEALHEDIDIRNYSTTRVRFNLELLIRADFADIFEVRAKELTRRGHIETKWVDDDQQVITRYTHGDFRRALTVLLEHCDSKALYGNGRINFSVDLSPGETWHACCKYDIQEGEIVRRAPSECAHAHEDSGTAERLAQWKQVTTQITTSNEEFYRLYRQSVEDMAALRLAVDEEHSEDLLAAAGVPWFVSVFGRDSLIVSLQNMTVYPGFARGTLRRLAELQASDMDADRDAEPGKMPHELRVGELAHFKRIPHTPYYGTADATILYIIAWHEAWKWLGDDALLSRYVPIVKRCLRWIDQYGDRDGDGFQEYQTRSAKGYENMGWKDAGDAVVYADGSLVRGPKALCELQGYAFDAKRRAAEAAEYLGDPAWAATLRQEAMDLQQRFEERFWCEDLGFYAYALDGEKKPVKTIASNTGHLLWSGIVRPDRAERVVRRLREPDMWSGWGIRTLSERNPAYNPFSYQNGSVWPHDNGIIAMGFKRYGFAEEAAMIARDISEAGRYFLLNRLPELYAGTEREPGTFPVQYLGANVPQAWAAGSVFHFLRAILGLDAEATKKMLYINPLLPPWLPDLTVRQLRVGKATLDLRFWREGAVTRYDVLDLKGELQVATRQVL
- a CDS encoding VOC family protein, whose translation is MKAHYLGHVVFYVKNLERSLGFYRDLLGFKEVGRIFNGAAAALTSGRTHHELLLIQVGDAPGPPPGPRRGLYHIGIKVGDSLDELRQAKHELDQAGIAIDGMSDHTVSQSLYLKDPDGNEVELYVDADESIWKNNPAAVVSPIKALKL
- a CDS encoding Na+/H+ antiporter, giving the protein MDSLHQLELIILLLAVVLALMTVAHRILIPYPILLVIGGLVLGMVPGLPTVTLNPDLVFLVFLPPILWAAAYFTSLRDFRDNLRPISLLAVGLVLVTTAAVATTAHAFLGFGWAEAIVLGAIVSPPDAVSATAIGKRLSMPRRIVTILEGESLVNDATALVLYRAAVAAVVSGSFALGETVVQFVYAVVVGVAIGILVGWLTRWALHVIGESFTEIAVTLLAPYVAWVTGESLHASAVLSCVAGGLYLRQHFSSVVAPTTRIQGRAVWDLVVFLLNGVIFILIGLQLGALQAAIPPDHVGSLLVGGVLISVTAILVRLGWVPMAAVISRCFSPALRARDPRPSWRHLFLVGWTGMRGIVTLAGAMALPVSTHAGHPFPFREEIILLSFSVICATLVLQGLTLAPLIRILGVRGGSEGEREEMQAREHAAKEALNRLGELRAEEWPNPDHVEQLHTHYDRRRRRFASDADVDPDCKQETGEALLRLREETLAAERSALIRLRDDGTISDEVLHRLEHELDVEALRLGLGERRMRSHS
- a CDS encoding histidine phosphatase family protein, giving the protein MSEHRQELWLIRHGETEWSTAKRHTGRTDVPLTPTGEGQAIAVGRSLAGRQFALVLCSPLRRARETCRLAGYGDAANLTDDLLEWDYGIYEGKTTPDIRLEHPDWSIWTASVVNGESIEQVGRRAQRVIERALTVGGDVALFGHAHLLRILTACWLGLPPEAGRLFVLGTASMSVLGYERETRVISRWNVSHEVRT